The genomic region AAGGATGTTGTTTCCTTAAATAGAAGTGCCTTGGACATGTGAAATTTCCAATGCTATCAAAAGATTAAGAAATTGTACATATGTGAATTTTCAAATGCTGTCAAATAAACAAGAAATTGTGTATGATTTTTCACATCGATTGTAGTAATAAAGACGCTGTAATGCTCAAGAACACACCAGGATGATTGGCATGGAAGATATCATTTTGACCTTTTTTCTCTTACTATTTTTTTATATAAACTAACTTCTTTTCTGCAGAGCATGCGCAGGATGTCACAGAGAGATTGGTCACGGGCGTTTTCTCAGTTGCATGGGAGCTGTTTGGCATCCGGAATGTTTTCGTTGCCATGCATGTAGTCAACCTATATATGACTATGAGGTAACTTTTTTGTTTactttttagcagtttctttcaaTGTACTGACCTTAAAGCCATGCTGCAGTTCTCCATGTCCGGGAATCATCCATACCATAAAACTTGCTACAAGGAGCAGTTTCACCCGAAATGTGATGTCTGCAAGCAGTTCGTAAGGATCACTTTATTTACCCTGACCGATCTGTTTATGCTATAAGTTTTTTCTGTTGAACATTTTACTTGCCTGTTTGTGCTAATAAAATCTATCTCCAATATCTTGGAGAATGTGCTTTCTCTACATTTTTCATGATTGACATGTTTACTCTTGCTAATATCTGATTACTTCTTTTCAGATTCCTACAAATATGAATGGCCTTATTGAATATAGGGCACATCCTTTCTGGGTACAAAAATACTGTCCTTCACATGAAATGGATGGTACTCCGAGGTGCTGTAGTTGTGAAAGAATGGAGGTAGGCCAGTTAGCATGTTTTTCTTAATTTGGTCTTGTGGGCATATTTCATGGTTAGAAGAGAGCCTCTGTGTGTGAAATTTGGATCATTTCATTCCAACATGGTTTGTTCACTTACCAGCCAAGGGAATCAAAATATGTATTACTGGATGATGGTCGTAAGCTCTGCCTGGAGTGCCTTGATTCCGCAGTGATGGATACAAACGACTGCCAGCCTTTGTATCTTGAAATTCAGGAATTTTACGAAGGACTGAATATGAAAGTGGAACAGCAGGTTCCTCTGCTTCTGGTCGAGCGACAAGCTTTGaatgaagccatggaaggagagAAGGCTGTATGTTTACTATGCTCAAAACCCAAAATTTCTTTTTCTACCCCACTGTACTGTTAGCTGTAGCTATTTTGTTTCTTTTGGATACCAGGGTCACCACCATCTTCCTGAAACAAGAGGACTATGCTTATCAGAAGAACAGACTGTTAGCACGGTGAGAGTTTTTCCAAACACCAATTGGATTATTCTTTCCTTATTTAATTCTTGTTCTGTTCCAATTTTGTTCTTCTGCTGCATTCTGAATGAGACTGATGTTTTCAGATACTGAGACCAAGAATGGCTGGAAACAAAATTATGGGAATGATAACAGAGCCATATAGGCTGACACGGCGATGTGAAGTGACTGCAATTCTTATTCTGTATGGTCTCCCAAGGTGAAATGTCAACCTTTTGTTTTGTATAATGTCATAATCAGTACCTCCTGACCGAGACAATCTGCTGCCCCAGCTTTAATCTCTACGTGCACTTTTGCCCTCTTTCTTTTCACTATTTGCCATTGCCCCTGCTTTGGCCAAGTCAACACACAGTTGCCCCTGGTTTTGCCACTTTTTTGCAATGAAAGTAGGCAAAACCATAGGGATCAGTGTGTTTGAGTTGGTTAAAAAAAACTCAGTGGGAGAGAAAGAGTGGGAGAGAAAGACTGCCCtcacggtattatattaagaagagaccgaaatatGGTCACGCCCGAGAAAATCCCTGAACCCTGGCTTCCCATCACTAGCGGGCCGTCACTGCCCACTCTGCAACGCCCCAGCCGGAGGGTGGCGCGCAGGCTGTAACCTGGGAGCGGGCGGGGCACAACGAGGAAATTTTTTTTAACCAAGCTAGAAATTCGCTCCCAAGGGGGATTGAACCCAggacctggaggtgctactcggaagccttaaccattacgctgGAGGCAGCAAGGGCAATGGTGCAGAGTTAAAGAAAAGGGGCACGCGTGCAGTTTAGAGGTCAGAGTTGAAGAAAATGGGACAACTAGGTCAGCAAAGTGGTTTCTTTCAGTCTCTTCAGATGTTTTTTCCTTCTTTGTGCCCTCCAAAAAGTTGCATGAGAACCGAGCTAGTGCTTAGGTCGATAAGCAAGGTGGGCTATGATGGGTGtgtgtaggggtggtaatgggctcTATGTTTTAgattataaaatttaaggatcggatCATTATTAGGATCGGACtctatttttattcatttttgaactaaaaattaattaagAGATTAAACAAATCGTGAAGAAACATTTGAgttgtgatccattaccacccttaGGTGTGTGTGAGTAGCGTGTGTGTGTGTTCACATATGAACCAATGCTACAGCTGTACCCAGATGCGAGGCTTCAAAAAAAAGTTGCATGGAATTGGAGATGTCTGGAGTATGAACTGACTGCAGACTTCACGAGGAAAATAGTTTACTGTTGTCCATCGTCACAAATATCTTCTCCTATACCATGTTGTTTTGTTTGGTTCTACATTGTTGAATCATTAAGGATGCTCAAATTTGTTTGTATAGACTTTTATGGTGTTTTGTTCTTGCAGATTGTTGACAGGTTCAATTTTAGCTCATGAGATGATGCATGCATGGTTGCGGCTTAAAGGTGATACctagttcttgtgttcttcctcgGCCCAAAATAAGGGAGACCTATTTAGATCTGACACAGcaactaagggtgtgtttggttgtggGACAGCTAGGACGGGATCGTCCCCTGACGTcctctctcgtccctccaattttgagggacaACAGTCAACAGGGGACAACACAGGATAGTACTGTCCCAACCCTTGACCCAGAACCAAACAACCTAATTTGAGGGATCGTCCCGTCCCATCCCgtcctgtcattgcaaccaaacgcaccctaaacTAATGTTTTAGTTCTAGGCTAGCAAGGACATTAAATTGTTTTCAAGACTGAACAAGTTTTTATTAGCCAATTCTAGTGAACTGGTGGGGCTGCCATGTAAATTGTTAGAACTCAGTTTTGGTGTCACAGATAATTACTAACTAGAAATAAGAACACAACCAATGCTAATTTGTCGGTGAAGAAAATCTTGCATTCATTTGGCAATTGCCATAATAATTTGCGTACACATCCTATCTACTTGAAACTGTTACAAGGACATTTCTGCTAATGAATATGTCATCACAGGATACCGGACACTGAGCCCAGACGTAGAAGAGGGCATTTGCCAAGTTCTTGCTCACATGTGGATCGAGTCAGAGATCATGGCCGGATCAGGCAGTAGTGCCGCATCGTCATCCTCAGGATCTTCGTCATCCACATCATCGAAAAAGGGCGGGCGGTCCCAGTTTGAGCACAGGCTTGGGGACTTTTTCAAGCATCAGATCGAGACGGATACTTCCATGGCCTACGGAGATGGTTTCAGAACTGGGAATCGAGCCGTTCTTCATTACGGCTTGAAGCGCACCCTTGAGCATATCCGGCTAACTGGGACCTTTCCATTTTGAAGTAGCATGGATTCATATTTTGGGAAAGCTTATATTATATACATGATTTTCTTCCAGAGTTCCATTACAACCAAAGAGATAAATTGTAAAAAAACATTCTTTCCAGAATCCAGAGATATAATATCTATGAAGGCCAAAATGAAGTATTAAATGATTGAGATCGATGGTCAGTCTGCCCAATCATTTTGTATTCTGATCAAACTCTGGAATGAAACAATGGCAATCTTTTTATATGGTGTCAGTTTCAATAAATACCAGTACCATTTTACAGTATATATACAGTTGCTTTCATGTGTGAGCTTATCTCAAACTACTTCGTCCGTTCCAAATTATAAGGTGTTTTAGGTTGTGTTTGTTTTCCTTTTAGattatataagttggattatAGTCAAAGTGTAGGAGGATAAATATATCAATTTGAGATCACAAATTGTAACACACAAAATCCTAATTTTGGGatttaaaaattaaaaaaatattATCCTGAAATCTAAATAAGAGTATTTTCTTATAAAAGATTAAAGTAAAAGTATCTCATAAAAGATATTATATATTAGAAAGTATTTCCTCGTAAAACAAAATAAGTAGTAAATATTGAagtttttgaatgaacttttaattTGACTACATATTCAAAATACTTTCGCAGAATGAATATGATGTGTGTTGCATATTGAACATTACCTAAATAAATAAGGtaataaataaatgaataaaCTTAAGACATATATTTTGCATTTATGTTGGAGATTTTTTTGTGCAAATTAGAATTCTATTTGAATTTAAACCTAATTGGAATTGGAAAATATgaaataaaaaggaaaatcacTCACCGGCCGAAACACCTGTACTCGTGGCCCACCTCCATTCCATACTACAGGCCCAGCCTACTGCTCACGGTGGCCGAGCGCTAGCATGCACACTGTTGTTATGTGGGGTCACCCCGCCAGCCACCTTACTCGCGCTCATCTCCCTCTACTCGCTGACGCAAGGGCCCCACCAGCCAGAAGTTTCTCCTTCACCATAGCAAGCGCGAGCAGAACCGTACCCGCCGGATAAGTAACGAACTCCACCAAACGCGCAACAGACCCAACAACCAGTGCGGTCGTGCCAAAAAATATACAAGAGCCGATGACCCCCCTTTCAATCCCCAGCTCTCAGAACCCGTGTTCGCCACCAGATCCTCGCGCCGCTCGCCGCCTGGCCATGGCTTGTCTTCAAACTATGGTCATGCCGTGGGGCACAAAGACGGGAGGTCGAGATGTGAGGGGCGGCTCCGCCGTGGTTGCGTCATGCAGCCGAGCCATCATCTCCAGAGAAAAGAACTGGGGCGTCGATGTCGTGTTTGGATCTCGGAAGCATGCTCGATCGGGCGCGTGAGGCTTCGGTGCAGCTACGAATCCTCACCGATGATCGCCTCCGCCGCAGAACTCCATGATGCCGTATGTGTGTGTGTTGGGGGGGGGGTGCTATGCAGTGTAATCACTAGTGAGTCATCCTCTCCTACGCTGTAGCTCTTCTCCGCTTCGGGTAGCTGCTGTGTGCAGGGGCGTGCCGAGACAAAATGAGGCCCTATACAAACTATTGAATAAAAAACTCTTTTTactaaattatttaaaaacagaaCTGTAAGTATTAAAATGTTGTAATGTAGTACATAGAAATGGAGTTTATGGAAAAATACCTATTTAACTATTTATTGTATGAATTTTACTTGAATAACTTCATTCTCTTAGTGTTCATTGAAATAAATTCTTCAATGATATGCTCATATTCAATCTTGTCCAATAATTCACTCTTAAATGCTATTGTAGCTAAATCAGTAAGTCTTTGTTGTGTCATTGTAGAACGCAAATAGGACTTTAATAGTTTTAATTTAGAAAAGCTCTGTTCTACTGATGTAACAGTCATAGGAATGGTCAATAAAACTCTGTACATATTTGCATTAGGATTGGTTGGGGTCCTTGATAAGCTCGTTATGCTTATGTGTCATCGGCCGGTAGTTACAAACAGCTGCAAATGAATAAGATCTCCCTAGCCATGCATCTGTAGGGTAGACCAACTAACCAAGTAAAGCCTGGCGGTGGAGGCTAGAGGCTGAAACATCCCAACAGCCGATAGAATATGAAATTATCTATTTATTACTTTACATAACCTGATTTTTATATTATATGGGTCATACATGTATAAATTTGGAGGCCCTTGAAAATTTGGAGGCCCTGTTCCAATGTACCTGTTGAACCCGGACCGCTCGTCGGGCCTGATAGGTGGTGGTATCACACCCTTCTCAAAGGAACCGTACGTGAGACTCTCGCCTCATACGGCTCCGTCCTGGAATCAGGCCCCCCCTTCCTTTGACCAACGGGTCCTCGAACCCGGGGTTACGAATCATTCATTGATTGATTCAAGGTAGCTTTAGCCATTGTGGGTAGAAGCTAGTCGCCAGAAGCGAAGCGATCTTCCGGGCCGGAAAGGAGGCCTTTTTCTGACGCGTAAGCTACCGCAAAATGAATGAAGGAAAAAGGCCTCAGGATTAGAAAGACTAGAGAGGCATGGAGGGCCGACTACAAGACTACGACTACAATACAAACCATGAGCGATAGCGAAGCCTTCAGCCTTTTTTCCCCCCTCCCGCACGGCCCTGGCTGTGTGCGTCACGATTCAATCGCCAGATCGTCGGGTTGCGATATGCCGGTGGGACGTCCGTCGTGGTGCCGCTGGTGATCGTGTGCAGGAGCTTGTGTGGCATGACTACAGATTAGAGTGGGGCTATCAGGATCAGGGCGCGGAAGCATCGGGTGGCGCTCGCCAGCGTGAAACCCCGCCACGGTGGCGAGTGCACTGCCGCCCAGGGTCCGGCAGAGGGAAGAAGATTTAGGTGCGCCGTTGGATTAATCAACCGTGTAGATTAGAATCTCCATAACTCTTTGCCCAATAAAATCTAAGCCCTCGAGATCAAATCCGTGGGCTGGGTAGTGGTGCTAGCGTGGCTATCTTTAGGACCGTGGATCCTTGATCATGCGGTGTCAGCTGCATGCCGATTCATAAAAGGTGAGGGAGTAATCTGGGTCGTCTGAGTGAAATCCAACAGCTGTTATCCAAGGATACCCCCCATTTTGTTAAAATACCCTAAGTAATTACAGAACCAACAGTCCATCTAATTCATAGGAAATATCAGTTGGGTCCTCAGTTTTTACAAAACAGCCcctaaaatttacaaataagTCCCTAGAAGCCATTTTAGGTACTAAATAAATAATAGAAACTTCGtaaattcataacttttgcatgacAACCTCGTTTTAATCCGTTCAAGTTGCACCATTTTCATAAAAACATTTTATTCGCAGTAGCAACATCATGTGTACCATATTCCATATGTTTATAATTAGATAAGTGTTCAATCTATATTCAGTAGATTAACTCTACTAATCTAGATTAATCTCTCTATAATTATTGTCGGGGGCGGTAATTAGGGACACCTGGATTCTCCCCCTAACAAACGCACTTAGAGAAATAAGGACCAAACCCCCGAAGGGTGACAACTGAGCCGCCTATAACAAAACCGAGACACCCCCCGAGGGTCTCCCACCTCGAGCAGGGCCCCACCTCACCCGAGGTCGACACCACTTGCTCTACTTCGCCCGAAGCCGCCTCAACCCAGTCCGTCTCGCTCGAGCTAGCCTCAAGCGAATAGGACAAGGGCACTCGAAAATAGACGGGggacatgcgcatttaatgcgtgtgCCAACCCGCGCTGTGGCAGCAGAACATAGTAGCGGACAAGACAACAATCACGTCCAGCGCAGCGATATGATTACGCATACATCATAGTGCGCGCATGCCGCCTGACGCCTTCCGATGGGACGCCTAATGCGACAAGCCGAGCGGATAGGCCTTCGGGCACAAaccactccgcctcgcctgaccctggGCTTAGCCCTCGGGCAagttctccgtctcgcccgagctcGGCCTTGTCCACCGACCTTGCCGTGAATCCCACAAGACAGCTACTCTGCCCGACTGTAGCGCACGTCGAGAAACGGCTCGACTAGCGCCTCGGGAAGACTTCTGCATCAACCAAAGTAGGGACTCTGATCTTGATGAGCGTCGTAGGGAATCTCGACATAATCACATGGCAGGACGATGACGCGCCCCGTAAGCAGCCTTTGGCCCATACCCCGACGTTGTTCACAACCACTACGGTACGGGGGGCCTCTCCCTCGGGGGCTCGGGCGTACGGACACCCCGTCGGCCTCAGCTCTCTACGTAGAGTCAGCAGGCGCGAATCTACTACATGGTTCGCCGTCACGTCAGACGCCAGGGCATCTCTCCTTCGAATACAAGACATAGCTTCACTGCAGACGCTCCCCTTGGTGTATAAATTGGGCAGTGGTCCCTCCATGGGATGGGGACAGACGTAGACGAACTCTCGCTTTCTCATTCTGTCTtagatattggcacttgcctcaatcatctcTAGGGACTTGGGGACTTCCCCTCTCTCGCTGTGCTTGTAAACCCTTACTATAGGCACCACAATGtgagtaatataagcctcatcctctctGCTAGAAGTAGGGCCTTGAGTAGCCCGAACTAGGATAATTGCTTGTGTCACCTCGCACACCATATAGAGCCGGCCACGCGACACATTTACTGGTTGGTTAAGGATCCATGGTCCAAAC from Zea mays cultivar B73 chromosome 6, Zm-B73-REFERENCE-NAM-5.0, whole genome shotgun sequence harbors:
- the LOC100191921 gene encoding protein DA1 isoform X2; the protein is MHLEEDEQLARAIQESLNVESPPRRNGSANGGTMYHPPRETGNAYQPPRENGSANGGNAYHPLPFMFSSGFRACAGCHREIGHGRFLSCMGAVWHPECFRCHACSQPIYDYEFSMSGNHPYHKTCYKEQFHPKCDVCKQFIPTNMNGLIEYRAHPFWVQKYCPSHEMDGTPRCCSCERMEPRESKYVLLDDGRKLCLECLDSAVMDTNDCQPLYLEIQEFYEGLNMKVEQQVPLLLVERQALNEAMEGEKAGHHHLPETRGLCLSEEQTVSTILRPRMAGNKIMGMITEPYRLTRRCEVTAILILYGLPRLLTGSILAHEMMHAWLRLKGYRTLSPDVEEGICQVLAHMWIESEIMAGSGSSAASSSSGSSSSTSSKKGGRSQFEHRLGDFFKHQIETDTSMAYGDGFRTGNRAVLHYGLKRTLEHIRLTGTFPF
- the LOC100191921 gene encoding protein DA1 isoform X1, whose translation is MGWLTKFFRGSTHNISEEQYHSRPAEDTAWNEPSSSPVVTDILSEFNNEDIDRAIALSLSEEEQRKEKAIDKDMHLEEDEQLARAIQESLNVESPPRRNGSANGGTMYHPPRETGNAYQPPRENGSANGGNAYHPLPFMFSSGFRACAGCHREIGHGRFLSCMGAVWHPECFRCHACSQPIYDYEFSMSGNHPYHKTCYKEQFHPKCDVCKQFIPTNMNGLIEYRAHPFWVQKYCPSHEMDGTPRCCSCERMEPRESKYVLLDDGRKLCLECLDSAVMDTNDCQPLYLEIQEFYEGLNMKVEQQVPLLLVERQALNEAMEGEKAGHHHLPETRGLCLSEEQTVSTILRPRMAGNKIMGMITEPYRLTRRCEVTAILILYGLPRLLTGSILAHEMMHAWLRLKGYRTLSPDVEEGICQVLAHMWIESEIMAGSGSSAASSSSGSSSSTSSKKGGRSQFEHRLGDFFKHQIETDTSMAYGDGFRTGNRAVLHYGLKRTLEHIRLTGTFPF